The sequence CAGCGCGCCGCCGGGGAACACCAGCTTCGGCACCGACTGGTAGCCGCCTTCGGTGATCGCGCGCGCGCCATAGGAAAGGCGCTTGCCGCCGGAGAAAACGGGTGCAATCGCGGGGTGCGTCTTGAAGCGCTGGAATTCCTCGAAGGGCGACAGATAGGGATTCTTGTAGTTCAGGTGCACGACGAAGCCGACGACGACCTGGTTGTCCTCGAGGTGATAGAGGAACGAGCCGCCGCCGGTCGAGAAATCGAGCGGCCAGCCGAAGGAATGCTGCACCAGTCCGGGCTTGTGCAGCTTCGGGTCGACCTGCCAGAGCTCTTTGATGCCCAGGCCGTATTTCTGCGGCTCGCGCCCTTCCGCCAGGCCGAACGAGCCGATCAGCTGCTTGGCGAGCGAGCCGCGCGCGCCCTCGCCGATCAGCGTGTACTTGCCGCGCAGCTCCATGCCGCGCTGGAAATTGGGGCCCGGCTCGCCATCGCGGCCGACGCCCATGTCACCGGTCGCGACACCGGCAACGGCGCCGTTCTCGTCGAAAAGCAGTTCGGCGGCGGCGAAGCCCGGATAGATCTCGACGCCCAGCGCCTCGGCCTTGGCCGCCAGCCAGCGGCAGACATTGCCGAGCGAGACGACATAATTGCCGTGGTTCGACATCAGCGGCGGCATCATAAAGTTCGGCAGGCGAACCGATCCGGCAGGACCCAGGAACAGGAACTGGTCCTCGACCACCGGCGTCTTCAGCGGCGTGTCGCTCTCCTGCCGCCATTCAGGCAGCAGCTTGTCGAGGGCGATCGGATCGATCACCGCGCCGGACAGGATGTGCGCGCCGACTTCGGAGCCCTTTTCGACCACGACGACGGTGACGTCCGGATCGAGCTGTTTCAAGCGGATGGCCGCCGCGAGCCCGGCCGGACCGGCGCCCACGATCACAACGTCAAATTCCATCGCTTCGCGATCGGGAAGCTCTGCCGAGATTGCCATGCGTGCCCATCCGGTTCGGTTGTTGGCCCCTCTTTAGAAGAGCAACAAACCTCAGGCAATGCCGAAAATATAGTGAAGCGAAGGACTTGATGAGCCTTGCGCATCAACATGATGCCGATCGGGCAAGGTTCGCTCCTGCCTACCAGCGCAAGCCGCAGCACTCGCGGCGGGCAGCGAATTATTTCACCTTCCGAACGCGCCAGACCGTTCCATTGGCGTCTTCCGAGACATAGAGCGCGCCGTCCTTGCCGGTGGCGACACCGACCGGGCGACCCCACAGGCTGTCATCGGAGAGAACGAAGCCGGTCATGAAGTCCTCATAGGCGCCCGTCGGCTTGCCATCTCTCATGAGCAGGCGGACTACCTTGTATCCCGTAGGCTTGCCGCGTTTCCACGAGCCATGCAGGGCGACGAAACCATCGCCGCGATAGTCCTGAGGAAAGGTGTCGCCCTCATAGAAAGTGATGCCGAGCGGCGCCGAATGCGGCTGGATCAGCACGTCCGGCACGGTGACGCGCGCCTTCAGATCGGCCCGCGCCCCCTCATGGCGAGGGTCCGGATTGGCGCCGATATAGAACCAGGGCCAGCCATAGAATCCGCCCTCCTGGACGCTGGTCGCGTAGTCGGGCGGCAAATTGTCGCCGAGGCCGTCGCGCTCGTTGGTGGCGCACCAGAGCGCCCCGCTGACAGGCTCGATCGCCAGCCCCGAGCAATTGCGGATGCCGGTCGCGAAGCTGCTGACATTGCGACCATGCGGATCCGCGGTCAGAACCGCGGCGCGGCCGGCTTCCGATCCCCAGGCGGCGCCAAGCCCATGGCC is a genomic window of Kaistia defluvii containing:
- a CDS encoding electron transfer flavoprotein-ubiquinone oxidoreductase, translated to MAISAELPDREAMEFDVVIVGAGPAGLAAAIRLKQLDPDVTVVVVEKGSEVGAHILSGAVIDPIALDKLLPEWRQESDTPLKTPVVEDQFLFLGPAGSVRLPNFMMPPLMSNHGNYVVSLGNVCRWLAAKAEALGVEIYPGFAAAELLFDENGAVAGVATGDMGVGRDGEPGPNFQRGMELRGKYTLIGEGARGSLAKQLIGSFGLAEGREPQKYGLGIKELWQVDPKLHKPGLVQHSFGWPLDFSTGGGSFLYHLEDNQVVVGFVVHLNYKNPYLSPFEEFQRFKTHPAIAPVFSGGKRLSYGARAITEGGYQSVPKLVFPGGALIGCSAGFVNLPRIKGSHNAMLSGMEAAENVAEALAAGRSGDELLGYEANWRKGPIGRDLKTVRNVKPLWSKLGTLGGILAGGIDMWANTLGFTLFGTLKHGKPDFAATRPAAECKKIAYPKPDGVLTFDRLSSVFLSNTNHEEDQPIHLQVLDPALQKTSEHDVYAGPSARYCPAGVYEWVEEPNGPRFVINAQNCVHCKTCDIKDPNQNINWTTPEGAGGPNYPNM